CGGATCATCGTGCGCCACCTGTAGCCCCGGAAAAGATAAGCCGTGTAATGAGAGAGAAAAGCAAGGACCAGAAACAGGGGGTTCACATTTGTCAGATGGTGGACCATATCGCTGAAAGTCGTACGGGAGAGAAAGAGATAGACCAGGAAGAGAGAGAAGAGGAGAGAGAGAACGGTCCTTTTTCTCAAGAGTTCTCTTTTCAGGGAAAACTTCCTGTTGTTCTGTTGCAAGGGACGGCCCCCGGAGGATCAGGTCGGTTTCCTGTTCGATATTATCAGCTTGTCGCCTTCCTGGTCGATAACATAAGGCATCTGCCCGAGTTTCTCAAGCTCATCGAGAGACTCCTTCTCGATGATACAGAAGACTCTCTTGGGTGAAGCCAAATAATCCATCAACTGTTGGGGAGTGTCAAGGACAAGGGCCTTTCGATCGGTATAGAACAGGGCCGAGTCCTTGAGTTTTTCGAAGAATACCAGTTTTTCGCCCGGCGGGACGAGCCGATCCAACTCTTGGGCCAGTCCCCTGGTGGACCGATAGGGGTTGACCGATGGGAGTATCGCCACCACGATGAAGAGGAAGGCAAGGGCCATGAGTCCTGCCGAGGTTCCGAAGAAGGCCCTGTAGCTTCTTGTGAACAGAAGAAACAGCGCCGCCCCGGCCCCTCCCAACAGCAAGAGAAGCAGAGCGTTGAGACGATCCAGGTCAACCCCGAAACCGGATTGCAACTCCCCAAAGGGGTGAATCTGAAAGTAGAATACGGCCCCGAGGAGGATCCCTACAAGGGGGAGGAAGGAGAGGAGGACTCCCCTGTGGAGTGCCGGTGTGGGGGTCTCGAGCAACTCCTGCCAGAGCATTCCCACAAGCAGGGAGGCGGCTGGAAACAGGGGCAGGATGTAAGTGGAGAGCTTGGAACTGGCAGTGGAGAAAAAGACAAAAACCACGGCAAACCAGAGGGTGACGAAAAGGGTTCCCTCGGGCATGTTTCTGAGGCCTTTCCGAAAAGAACGGACCAGCGCCAGGGGCAGGGCCCAGGACCACGGGAGAAACCCTCCCAAAAGAACCGGGAAGTAGTAGTAGAAGGGCTGGCTGTGGTGGGCCTCTGGCGAGAGAAAGCGCATCAGGTTCTGCTCGATGAAGAAGTAGTAGCCGTAGTCGCTGTTTTTCAGGCTGATCAGGACGTACCACGGGGCGGCGACGGCGAGAAATACGAGGACGCCCCAACCCATCTTCATCTCTCTGATAAAGGCCAGTCTCCTCTTGATGATCAGGAAGAGGCCGATGACGAGGGCTGGCAGCAGAAGGCCGAGGGGCCCCTTGGCCAAGACGGCGAAGCCGCACGAGACATAGAAGAGGAGGAGTAGGGCCGTCCTTTGCTTCTCGCTTGCAAAGGCCCGATAGAAAGAGACAAGGGCCAGTGTGACAAAGAAGGCCAAGGAGATGTCGTGGATCACATTTCTGGAGAGTATGATGAACTCGATGTTCGTGGCCAGAGCCACACCGCTCAGCAGTCCCAGGGTCGGGCCGCCGATTCTTCTCCCCAGGAGATAGGTGACCATAACGGATCCCAAACCGAGAAGGGCCGCAGGCAGGCGGGCTGCAAAGGCGGTGAAGCCGAAGACCAGAAAGGAGACAGCTGCAAGCCAATTGTACAGTATGGGCTTGTCGTAGAAGTTCTCCCCGTTGAGCTTCGGGGTGATCCAGTCTCCGGTCAGGACCATATCCTTGGATGTGGCGGCATGCATCCCCTCGTCTATATCCCACAGGGGCCGGCTTCCGAGGTTGAAGAAGAAGAGGGTGAGGCAGAGAAAGGTCAGAATCACGAGATGAGGAATCTCGGTCCGCCAGACTCTTTCCCGTCCCAAGGGAGGGAGAGGTGCCCTCTGCTCGGTATCTTCGGTCGGAATCGTTGTGAGGGTTTCGTGCATAGTGCCTCCGGTCTACTGGGGCTGTGAGTTTTGGAGTCTACCGAGGAGATGAAGCCACCTCAGCTTGAGAACCATGAAGAAGCCCTGGAGGAGCCTCGAGAGATTCAGGTTTGACTTGCCCGCCTGCCTTTCCGAAAAAACGATGGGCATCTCGGCGATGGAAAAACCGTGTAGATAGGCCTTGTAGAGCAACTCCTGGACGATAGAGGGGCCGGTGGAACGGACCGAATCGAGGTTTATGGCTTCCAGTACCTCTCTTCGGAAGCACCGATACCCCGAGTTGCAGTCCCTGATGGGCAGGCCGAGCACAGACCTGGCGTAAAGAGACGAGAGGTAGGTGATGGCTTTCCGGAGACGTGACCTTCGCAGGTCTCGGCCTTGAGGAACAGACCTCGACCCGATGACTAGGTCGAAGTCTCGGATCCTTTCGAGAAAGGCCGGAATGTATTTCGGGTCATGGGAGAAGTCTCCGTCCATCTCGATCACCACGTCGGCCTGTTGCTTGAGGGCGAATCGAAAGGCATCCACACCCGCGGCCCCTCTCCCCTTGTTTTCCCTCCGCCTCAGGAGAAAAACCCGGGGATCACTCTTTGAGATCTTCTCCACGATCTTCCAGGTTCCGTCAGGGGAGTCGTCGTCGGCCACAACGATTCCCATCCTCTGGTTCCGGCCGCGGATCTCTCTGATCAGCCTTTCAATGTTGCTGCTTTCGTTGAATGTCGGGATCGTCACAAAGGCTCTCATGAGATTCGGTTTCCAGAAAACCCAGCTGCTCTTGCACGGCTCGGTAGACCCTGTCTACGGGGATGCTCTCCATGCAGTTCGGGGACTTGTCACATTCCTGCCGGTAGCAGCAGAGGCAATCCATGGGAGCGGATATCTTCGTCCCCAGCCCGTAGAGATCGACCTCGGCTTCTGAGGTGGGGCCGAAAAGGGCTACCACTCTTCTCCGCAGGGCAAGGCCCACATGAAGGGCCAGACTGTCACCGGTGACCACCACATCGCACAGATTTACCAAGCCCGCGAACCTCATGGGAGGGTTGAAACAGCCCCCGTCAACCGCTTCTCCACCGAGTCGTGACAGGATCTGTCTGTTGATTTCTGCCTCTGCGGGGCCTCCCAGGATAAGAACCTGGGTACCCGGGTCGCGCAAGAGCCTCCTTGCCAGCTCGGCAAACCCGTCAATCGTCCAGCGCTTCAGAGGCCAGCGGCCTCCGCCTCCTGTATTGATACCCACGACCGGCCTGTCTGTCTCGATCCCCGTGGTCGAGCGAAACTCCTCCGCAAACCGGATTTCGTCGTCCGTCAGGCGGAGAATCGGGGGGATCCTCTCGTAAGGCAAGCCGGAGAGCCGGCAGAGGAGTTCTTCGTACGTCTTCTCGTTGCTCCGCTTCAAATCGTCCATCAGCCCCATGTGAAAGATCTCTTCTGCCTCTGGGTTGAAGGGGAAGACCGATCCTTTCGGCGACAGGCCGAATCCTTTCTTCTCCTTAGCCCTTACGACGGAGGCCAGGGCCGCACTCTCCCTGGCCGCCTCCGGGTTGATCACCAGGTCGAACGCCTCGACCTGGATCCTTGCCAGGCTGCCCGTTCCCAGGCCCATCAGACTGTCCACCATGGGATTGTCCTTGAGAAGATCAAGAGACTCATCTTCAGTCACCCATGTGATGTGAGGCCCCCTGTACTTTCTGTCCAGGGCCGGGAGAATCGAGGTTGTCCTGAGAACGTCTCCCATGGCCCCCAGCTTGATTACCAGGATTCGCATCTTGACGGGGCTGTAATGGTCACAGTCCCCGCACGTAACGCCTTCGGCCTTATGAAAAGTGCAGGGCCTGTCCCCGATGAAATACCGGCAGTCGGGCTTGACGGTTCTTCTTTCCGGACCTCTGGGGGCGTTGCGATTCATGGTCGAGATCAGCCACTCCGACGGCAACGGAACAGACATTCACGTCTGATCCTGAGCCCTGGTGGAAAAGCAATATGGATGCCACAGGCCGAACCAATACAGGTCGAACCCGGCCGGTTGTGCAACTTTTCTTGAATACCAACTTTTCCGGGTCCAGTCAATGATACCCGAGCCCCTGATCCACGATCTGGAATATATCAGCCCAACTCAGACTATTCGGCTGTTGTGTCATTCCTTTGCCGGGCCGAGCGATCGAAATAAAGGCGAGATTCTTCGTCGCCGTGCTCCTCAGAATGTGAAGCTGATTAGACAATGTTCGCTCCACGGTGATTGTCCAGTGACGGCCAAACCTCCAATGATCATAGCCCATGGATGTATCATAGGCCCCCCGAGATTGATCCGTCGTGAAGGGAAGCTGAAGATTTCTTCATCTCCATGATCAAGAGCACGCGCCCTGTCCGGGCGGGAACCCCTGCGTCCCCGCGAAAGACCTCACGGACCAGGAACCTGCCATTGAGAGTCTTTGACAGGATTTGCAGTGGGCGTGCGTAGTCACCCGTGTTTCGCGGCAGAGTGATCAAGCCGGCGATTCTGTCCGCGCTCTGGATCTCCACGGTTCCGACCCAGACCGGTCCTCTGCCGCCTCTCAGTTGCATGTCTGTGGGCCACAACCTGAGAGCGAGCCGCTTCTGTCCTTCGTCACGGAGGAGGAGCATGGTTTCGAGGCGTCCATCGTGAAGACGGGGCAGAGAGGGGAGGTTTCGCATCTCTACATCGGGAGAAAGGGCGGCGAGCAGGATCCTCATGTTGAGAGGAGGTGGGTGGTGCCACCCTTTTGAAATCAGGTATCTAGCCAGTGATTCAGGTCGGCCGGCGAACTGGATAGTGAGGGGTTCCTCCCTGGCTCCCCCAAGGTCGATGCGCCAGGCAGGCAGTTGCTGCCAGGCCCAGGTGAGCCAAGCCTTGGAATCGATCACTTTTACCAGACGGCGAGGAGCGTAGAAGGCAAGGTCGTGGCTGTGGCGGTCCGCCACGTGCCACAGACCCACGGTCGCAACGACTCCGATGACGGCGAGACCGAGAAGCCGGGCAGGAACAGCCTCGGGCCTCCCCTTGAGGTAGCCAATGCCCGCCAGGGCTGTCCAGGCCGAGGCAAAGAGAATTCCACCGAGGACATCTGAAAGCCAGTGAACCCCGAGATAGAGGCGGGAAAAGGCGAGGGCAAAAGAGATCAGGAAAGCGGCTGCAAAGAACCACCTGCGCATCATGCCCCGGAGACTCCTTGCGATCACTATGGCGAGAAAACCGTACAGAATGAGGCCCATGGCCGCGTGTCCGCTTGGAAAACCAAAGGCGGAAATGCCGTGGTAGACCGGGGTGGGTCTGGGCAGGTGGAGTGCCCATTTGAGGATTCGGACGGCACATGCTCCTCCTGCCAGGACGGCGGCCCAGTATCCCGCGGACCGCCGGCACCGGTTCAGGAGCAGCACGAGGAATACGGCCGCGGCAACCGAGCCACTGACCAGCCAATCGCCCAACTCCGTTATGGCTACAAATACGGAGTCTCCCCATGGATTCCTCAGGGACTGGAGGAAATGGTAGACGGCCTGGTCGGCCCGTACCAGAGGATCCTTCATGACCACGTCTTGGAGGACTCCGAGAAATCCCCATACGGAAAAGACGAGGACGGCGGCGAGAATGACCAGGAGAAATTCTTCCACCCTCCGGCGGAGAAAGAGAGAAGAGAGAAAGGACCTCGCAAGGAGCTTAACCCCGCGAGCGGGTGTATCGGATAGGGCCCAGTCCTGGAGGGCTTGAGTACACCTGGGACCGAAATGCTCCAAGAGGATGATCAATCTCCTGAAGCTCCACACGAATCCCCACACTCCGGCCACTACAACAAGGGCAAGCACGGCCAGCCTGGCACTGATCGCCCCGGCAAAGGCCAGAGATGTACCGAAAAAACACTCCGGGCATGGTGTAGGCAAAAGCCCAGCCGATCGCTGAAATGACATTGACCAGGGCGAACTTCAGGGGCGGCATATCGAGCATGCCGGCCACGATGGGGATCACAGGCCTCAGGGGGCCGACAAATCTGCCGAGGAAGGCGCTTTTTGCCCCGTATCTGCGGAAGAAGGACTCGCCCCCGGTCAGCATTCGAGGGTGGCGCCTGAAGGGCCAGAGGTTTCTCAACCGTTCGCGGTAGTGTCGGCCCAACCAATAGCTCGCTCCGTCGCCTCCCACCGCTCCGATGGCAGCGGCGATCAGCGTGGGTTTGAGCGAGAGGGCGCCCGTCGAGACGACAGCACCGACCCCGAACATGATCATGGTCCCGGGGACCAGAAGTCCGACAAATGCCAGGGACTCGGAAAAGGATACGAGGAGGATCACGAAATACGCGGCATGAGGGTTGTTTGTGATGATGGTCAAGAGGTCTTGCAAGTGCATGATCCATGACCTTCGAGGTAACACCGGTGACAGGTCAAGATGATTCTTATGGATATCGGGACGATCCTGTATTTGCTGGACAAGACCGTGACAAAAGGAAATGCCCTTGACTCATGGAAAGGGCCGAGCGGGCCGTCCAGGATGATGGCCGGATCGGATAGATTCCCGGTCAGTTTTTCGCTTCTGGTAGCCTTTCCTGATTTCCATATAGAAGATTAATCCCCCGACTATCATTCCTATGTAAACCGTAAGAAACCTCCAGGCAAAGGTCAGGGATACGATATCCGACTTCTTGACGAAGTGAGAGAAGAGAAGGGCATAGCCCCCCTCTGCCACACCGGTGGCCCCCGGTGTAGGCGCAAAATACATGATGAATGCAATTACCACCTGGAATGAAATGACAGAAAAGGGAGATATCTCGTAGTGGAGACCGGAGATGAGCACGACCGAGAACATAAAAAGAGCAAGGAGAAACAAAAGGGTGGACAGGACAGCCGCAAAGGCGTAGCTCCGTTCTCCGCTGAGAAAGATCTTTATGCTCCGGGAAAAGGCGTTGATTTCCCTGAAAATCCGGAAAGCCACCCTCTGAGATGTCTCGGGGGAAATCAGGTTGGCATTCCTAAGCCTGCCCAGGAAACCATAGAGAAAGCGCTTTATCATCTTGTTCTGCAATGTAATCATGTACAGGGCAAATAGATATATCATCGGGAGGAGGGATAAATAGGAAAACAGACTTCTTGCGGGGAGTATGGCCGCCAGATTTTTCTCCGTCAGGATGACCACGGGGGTGATGGTAAACAAGAAGATCATGGCGAGGATAGTCCTTATCGTCGTCGCTGCCGTGGCCGCTCCAACCGAAACCCCTGCCTTGTTCAGGAAATATATCTGCGCGAAACCTCCGCCCGTTGCAAAAGGGGTAATGTTTGAAATGAATATATTGATGAATACCAGCTTGATCAGGTATCTGAACGGAACTCGGGCATTCAAGGTTTTCAGGATATATGAGAAGCGGAGAGCATCGAAGAGGTGGTAGAAAAACAGAAGAACAATGACCCGGATGATTGTGCTGCGCGGGAATATGTCGAGTTTCAGGAAGTAGCTTCTGCCGGCCACGTGGTGGTAGACAAACACAAGCGACAGTATGGAGATAGAGGCAAATGCCAGGGCTAGAAGCACGTAACTCAGCAATCTGGTAGGGAATCTGCTCTTTTGAGGGTGACCCAGGGAACCGGTCGGTTTCTTACCCTGCCCCGCCAGGTAGGCTCTCTCGGTTTCCTGGGGGAGTGGGTCCGGAAATGTCATCTCTCCGCATCTCTCTATCGGTCGATGCCCGCCTGAGCAGATATATTCAGATCCAGAACCCTGCAGAGTGAGCGGGCCGTGACAGGCCGCCTGCCTTCGATACATGGTAACAAGGTTTGCAGAGTATGCCATTGCCCGGGATTTGTCAATCCGGCAGGGCGGGGTTGGTCCAACACCTATCCTCGGATAGTCCGACTCAGACTGTCCCGCCGCTGTGTCGTCCGTTCGCTTTGCCCGGGGGGCACAAGGAACAGGTGAAGGGCTTTCAGACGAGAGCCGGCGTGTCCGGGGTCGTCTTGTGTCGCTTCCACGAGCATCTCGCAGAATGCTCCCGACTCTTGGTAGGGCATAAATACGACGGAATAGCGTTCGAACAACTACCGTTCCTCTGCAAACAGGCAACTGTCATTCTTCTGTATTGAAAAGCAAGCCTCATCTCACATAGAGGAAATCTCGCTAATGGATACTGTTTTGGAGACAGGGCCAATCTCCAAAATCAACCTTCTATTAGCAGACATATTCTTTTGGATAGCTGCACGATCTTGTCATATTTCAGAGTGTGGGCACGGAGTCCGAGCCGTAGAAGACATCATCTTGCGATGAGCTGCAAGAATGGCATATCCGTTATCCATGTAAAGGATTTATCAGATCGGGTCGTGTCCCCATGCATCTTTAGTGATACTAGTGATTGTCAACATGTTAGTCATCTTTGCATCGATCTTCCACGTTTATCGTGCTTTTGGATAGACTCATGGGGTACTAACCGGACGTGACCGTGATTTGCTTTACTCACGTGATCTTCGCTTGTTCGATGTGCTGGGTTGTATTTGACGAATATCGGTCTTCTCCTTATGGGCGGTTCCTGAAAAAGGCTCGTCGAGAGGCTTTTGCCCTGCATCTAGATAAGGCGTCTCTTTTTCTGCTGTCTCACCAATGTCCACAGGAGTGCGGCCAGGGCGGAAGCAACTAGGAAGACGACCACTTCTCCAAGATCATGGGTGTGGAATTGCACCCAGCCCTCATGGAGGATGTCTTCGTAGATCTCAATGGCAATCGGGGCCAGGGTGGCAGCCAGAAACAGGTCCTTTTCCTTCCTCACCACCTCGTTCCAGTCAAATCTGCGGGCCGGGCGATTCCTCTCTCCCTTACGGATCGCCGGGAGGAGTCGTGGTGTCCTGCGCTTGTATGCGAGACAGGTCTCCCCGAACTGCCTAGTGAGGTGATCTTCTTCGGCCCTTATGATCAGGTTGTAATAGATCAGATAGGCCAACAGAACCAGTACCAGCCATGGGTTCGAAAAGATGACCGTGAGCCCGAGAGCTATTACAAGGTTGCCGAGGTAGAGAGGGTTTCGGACATATGCGTAAAGACCGTCAGTGAGGAGTTCTGAGCTCTTGATCTCTCTGCCCCTTCTTTGACTGATCCCGGCCTTTCTGTAGCCGATTGCCCAAACCCGAATCCACACCCCGCCCAGCATGACCAAGTAGCCTATGATATCTGTGAATTCATCAAACCAATGGGAGCCGAGTGGATAGCGGGGCCGCAGTAGCACGAGTACCGCCAATATGAAGGGGATTTCCAGCTCCCCTCCTCGTCGAAAAAGCCACCGCCCGCATTTCTCAACATGCATTGAACATCCTCCCGGCGGGAAATCTTCTTCGAAGGCACTCGAGCCACCATCCTGATCCATATCTGTTTCCTCCTTTCATATTTCACTGCTCAAGGGCAAACGTGAATGCCATGGGAGAACGCCGGATGATATAGGACCCAGAAGGGGGAACTGGAGCCGATGATCACCCTTACGACTGAATTATAGAAGCTCCGCAATTAACCGGAGATGAAGGAGAGATGAAGATTTCTTCATCTTCGATCAGGCGTCCAGGAGGGCAACGATAGGGGGAAATGAAAGATGGGTGAAGAACATCAGGTGATAACCCCGATGGTTTCGGTCTCCTCAGGAGCTGCTCCTGGCCGGGTGTTGAGACGTCTCAGAGATATGTTGCAGAGGGCGAGGAGGAGGATTTCGAGAATAGGGGGCTTCGAACCGGTAACCGCATTGCCCCCCGGAGAGGGTCACTTCATCGATGTCCCTTTGATCGATCGGGAAGACCTTGCAGACCATTGGCCGGAATCTGTCATAGGAGCTGCAGAGCCCCTGCCGGGTCAGCATGGGACAGACAAAGAGAAAAGAGCAGCACCGGCCGCACTGATGGCACTTTCCCCTCCGGAGCGCCAGTTGTCTCTGAACGTACCCCTTCTTGAAATGAACCAGGTAAAACCGCCTCACCTTCCCGGCCAGATGGATCACGAAGGCCGACTGCCCAATGGTCCTGACCCTCCGGTCTACGGTCTCTCCGAAACGGTTGTCTCGATCCATGACGAATCCTTCTTTACACCCCGGTTCTTTCTGTTTGTAAAGAGCAGGCAGGTACGCCTGTCGCCTACCTTGCGATCGAGCAGGAGGTAAACTCTTCCACTGGAGAAAATCTCCCTCTCGCGGACACCCCTCTTGTCCATGGCGACGACAAATACCGGATCCTCCCTGCTGAGAGTATCCGCAAGAACACGATCGTCACCTATCTCTTCTATATACCTCCCCGTGTAGAAAGGGACAACCCCCCTGAGGGTCTCATCGGGTTTATACCCGTAAAGAGGGGTATCAGCCCCCACAGCCTCCTTGACCTCGCGGCAGAAGGAAGCAAAACTCTTGTAGCGGTCCACCGGCGGAAGGATCCATAAGAGGACGAAGATCAAGAGGGCAAGCACCGTACCGTGGGTACCGATCCAGAATCGGTCCATCTCGGCTTTCCGGAGGAATTTGAGGGTCACACCGGAAAGGCCGATGACCAGAACCGCATGGGCCGCCCAGAGGAAACCCATCTCACTGGAGAGGTAGAAGGTCATAGGACCGAGCACCAGCCCTGCGCCGAGGAGAACCAGGGCCAGGCCCCAGAGGAAGATTCTCTCTCCCCTGGAAGGCGGTCTCGATCGAAGGATGCTCTCGATCCACAAGGCCGTGAGGATCGAAAAGGGGGCGAGAATGGGCAAAAGATAGATTCCTCGCTTGGTTGAAGCCAGGCTCAGAAGGGCGAAACCGCTGACAGACCAGCATTTCATAAAGAGGAGCCCCGGGCCGGATGGAGCAGGGGAGCCCTGGCTCCTGCCAAAGGATCGATAGAGCACCGGCACCAGGAGGATGCTCCAGGGTAGAAAACTCCCCGGAAGGTGGGTGAAATAGTAATAGAACGGCTTGTGGTGTCCTGAGGTTCCTCCGGGAAGGAACCTCAGGAGGTTGTTCTTGAGAAGAAAGACGTCAAGATAAGGTCCCCCCCCTTGGTGCCACAAGGCCAGAAGCCATGGCAGGGAGAGAGCAGCCAGGATGGCAATGCCGATCCAGGGCTGCATCTTCCAGATCTCCTTCAGATCCTTCTCAAAAGCGAGGAATACGAGCACCCCCACCCCGGGAAAGGCGAGGCCTATGAGGCCCTTGGAGAGAAATGCCAAACCGCAGAAGAGATAGAAAAAGATGTAAAAGAGAAGTCTCCGTCCTCTTGCTTGCGAAAGATACGCCGCCATGAAAGAGGTCATGGCCCAAATGACAAAGCATGCCAGGGCACTGTCCACAATCAGCCAGTGGGCCGCCCTGAAATACTCGAAGCTTGTGGCCGTGACGAAAGCGGAAATAAAGCCTACTCTCGGACCGAAAAGCATCGCCGCCAAAAAGAAGACCCCCACCGCTCCTCCAATCCCGAAAACAGCAGAAGGTATCCTGGCCACCCTGTCCGACACGACGTGGAAGACCCTGAAGGTCAGAGCCACGGACCAGAAGTAGAGGGGGGGCTTCTCCAGAAAGGGCTTCCGGTTCAGGGTGGGGACGGCCCAGTTCCCGGTGAGAGCCATCTCCCGCCCGATCTCCGCCACCCTGGGCTCGTCCGGCGTCCACAGGCCGTGGTTGGACAGGCCGAGGGCGAAAAGGGGAACAAGTACCGCAATGAGAAGCAGCCCGTATGCAGTGGTTTTTTCCTTGTAGCCGAACACCGGGTCCCTCCGAG
This genomic interval from Deltaproteobacteria bacterium contains the following:
- a CDS encoding glycosyltransferase family 39 protein: MHETLTTIPTEDTEQRAPLPPLGRERVWRTEIPHLVILTFLCLTLFFFNLGSRPLWDIDEGMHAATSKDMVLTGDWITPKLNGENFYDKPILYNWLAAVSFLVFGFTAFAARLPAALLGLGSVMVTYLLGRRIGGPTLGLLSGVALATNIEFIILSRNVIHDISLAFFVTLALVSFYRAFASEKQRTALLLLFYVSCGFAVLAKGPLGLLLPALVIGLFLIIKRRLAFIREMKMGWGVLVFLAVAAPWYVLISLKNSDYGYYFFIEQNLMRFLSPEAHHSQPFYYYFPVLLGGFLPWSWALPLALVRSFRKGLRNMPEGTLFVTLWFAVVFVFFSTASSKLSTYILPLFPAASLLVGMLWQELLETPTPALHRGVLLSFLPLVGILLGAVFYFQIHPFGELQSGFGVDLDRLNALLLLLLGGAGAALFLLFTRSYRAFFGTSAGLMALAFLFIVVAILPSVNPYRSTRGLAQELDRLVPPGEKLVFFEKLKDSALFYTDRKALVLDTPQQLMDYLASPKRVFCIIEKESLDELEKLGQMPYVIDQEGDKLIISNRKPT
- a CDS encoding polyprenol monophosphomannose synthase; the encoded protein is MRAFVTIPTFNESSNIERLIREIRGRNQRMGIVVADDDSPDGTWKIVEKISKSDPRVFLLRRRENKGRGAAGVDAFRFALKQQADVVIEMDGDFSHDPKYIPAFLERIRDFDLVIGSRSVPQGRDLRRSRLRKAITYLSSLYARSVLGLPIRDCNSGYRCFRREVLEAINLDSVRSTGPSIVQELLYKAYLHGFSIAEMPIVFSERQAGKSNLNLSRLLQGFFMVLKLRWLHLLGRLQNSQPQ
- a CDS encoding glycosyltransferase family 9 protein; translated protein: MSVPLPSEWLISTMNRNAPRGPERRTVKPDCRYFIGDRPCTFHKAEGVTCGDCDHYSPVKMRILVIKLGAMGDVLRTTSILPALDRKYRGPHITWVTEDESLDLLKDNPMVDSLMGLGTGSLARIQVEAFDLVINPEAARESAALASVVRAKEKKGFGLSPKGSVFPFNPEAEEIFHMGLMDDLKRSNEKTYEELLCRLSGLPYERIPPILRLTDDEIRFAEEFRSTTGIETDRPVVGINTGGGGRWPLKRWTIDGFAELARRLLRDPGTQVLILGGPAEAEINRQILSRLGGEAVDGGCFNPPMRFAGLVNLCDVVVTGDSLALHVGLALRRRVVALFGPTSEAEVDLYGLGTKISAPMDCLCCYRQECDKSPNCMESIPVDRVYRAVQEQLGFLETESHESLCDDPDIQRKQQH
- a CDS encoding phosphatase PAP2 family protein, coding for MEEFLLVILAAVLVFSVWGFLGVLQDVVMKDPLVRADQAVYHFLQSLRNPWGDSVFVAITELGDWLVSGSVAAAVFLVLLLNRCRRSAGYWAAVLAGGACAVRILKWALHLPRPTPVYHGISAFGFPSGHAAMGLILYGFLAIVIARSLRGMMRRWFFAAAFLISFALAFSRLYLGVHWLSDVLGGILFASAWTALAGIGYLKGRPEAVPARLLGLAVIGVVATVGLWHVADRHSHDLAFYAPRRLVKVIDSKAWLTWAWQQLPAWRIDLGGAREEPLTIQFAGRPESLARYLISKGWHHPPPLNMRILLAALSPDVEMRNLPSLPRLHDGRLETMLLLRDEGQKRLALRLWPTDMQLRGGRGPVWVGTVEIQSADRIAGLITLPRNTGDYARPLQILSKTLNGRFLVREVFRGDAGVPARTGRVLLIMEMKKSSASLHDGSISGGL
- a CDS encoding DedA family protein — encoded protein: MHLQDLLTIITNNPHAAYFVILLVSFSESLAFVGLLVPGTMIMFGVGAVVSTGALSLKPTLIAAAIGAVGGDGASYWLGRHYRERLRNLWPFRRHPRMLTGGESFFRRYGAKSAFLGRFVGPLRPVIPIVAGMLDMPPLKFALVNVISAIGWAFAYTMPGVFFRYISGLCRGDQCQAGRACPCCSGRSVGIRVELQEIDHPLGAFRSQVYSSPPGLGPIRYTRSRG
- a CDS encoding flippase-like domain-containing protein, with the translated sequence MTFPDPLPQETERAYLAGQGKKPTGSLGHPQKSRFPTRLLSYVLLALAFASISILSLVFVYHHVAGRSYFLKLDIFPRSTIIRVIVLLFFYHLFDALRFSYILKTLNARVPFRYLIKLVFINIFISNITPFATGGGFAQIYFLNKAGVSVGAATAATTIRTILAMIFLFTITPVVILTEKNLAAILPARSLFSYLSLLPMIYLFALYMITLQNKMIKRFLYGFLGRLRNANLISPETSQRVAFRIFREINAFSRSIKIFLSGERSYAFAAVLSTLLFLLALFMFSVVLISGLHYEISPFSVISFQVVIAFIMYFAPTPGATGVAEGGYALLFSHFVKKSDIVSLTFAWRFLTVYIGMIVGGLIFYMEIRKGYQKRKTDRESIRSGHHPGRPARPFP
- a CDS encoding isoprenylcysteine carboxylmethyltransferase family protein; amino-acid sequence: MHVEKCGRWLFRRGGELEIPFILAVLVLLRPRYPLGSHWFDEFTDIIGYLVMLGGVWIRVWAIGYRKAGISQRRGREIKSSELLTDGLYAYVRNPLYLGNLVIALGLTVIFSNPWLVLVLLAYLIYYNLIIRAEEDHLTRQFGETCLAYKRRTPRLLPAIRKGERNRPARRFDWNEVVRKEKDLFLAATLAPIAIEIYEDILHEGWVQFHTHDLGEVVVFLVASALAALLWTLVRQQKKRRLI
- a CDS encoding glycosyltransferase family 39 protein, whose translation is MFGYKEKTTAYGLLLIAVLVPLFALGLSNHGLWTPDEPRVAEIGREMALTGNWAVPTLNRKPFLEKPPLYFWSVALTFRVFHVVSDRVARIPSAVFGIGGAVGVFFLAAMLFGPRVGFISAFVTATSFEYFRAAHWLIVDSALACFVIWAMTSFMAAYLSQARGRRLLFYIFFYLFCGLAFLSKGLIGLAFPGVGVLVFLAFEKDLKEIWKMQPWIGIAILAALSLPWLLALWHQGGGPYLDVFLLKNNLLRFLPGGTSGHHKPFYYYFTHLPGSFLPWSILLVPVLYRSFGRSQGSPAPSGPGLLFMKCWSVSGFALLSLASTKRGIYLLPILAPFSILTALWIESILRSRPPSRGERIFLWGLALVLLGAGLVLGPMTFYLSSEMGFLWAAHAVLVIGLSGVTLKFLRKAEMDRFWIGTHGTVLALLIFVLLWILPPVDRYKSFASFCREVKEAVGADTPLYGYKPDETLRGVVPFYTGRYIEEIGDDRVLADTLSREDPVFVVAMDKRGVREREIFSSGRVYLLLDRKVGDRRTCLLFTNRKNRGVKKDSSWIETTVSERP